The Zygosaccharomyces rouxii strain CBS732 chromosome A complete sequence genome window below encodes:
- a CDS encoding uncharacterized protein (similar to uniprot|P53183 Saccharomyces cerevisiae YGL039W and similar to uniprot|P53111 Saccharomyces cerevisiae YGL157W), which yields MTVLVTGAAGFIAKHVIHDLLREDYKVLGTVRSETEGALLLRQFDNSNLCFEVVPEIADPEVVEELFVKHGEDIDVIIHLASPSIHCSYDYETTMMKPIIEGTKNILNSCSKYKVQRVVIASSAMSMIDFCTIYDDGLVFTEEDWNPVTRNNYGNIPTVAYATAKKFAELEAWKFVKNNKVSFELSIVCPTYVFGPRLFDGDVDDLLNLANKPIDDIIHSVAGDPLEPYLHSEFVDVRDVARAHILAFQRDAAKGKRLAVSAGKFNSQEIVDILNYTFPQLKGNITQGLKSGVADETLGACIGTVKTNEILGINYRTLEETTYDLTKQILRVEGKLE from the coding sequence atgacAGTTCTTGTTACTGGTGCTGCCGGGTTCATTGCTAAACATGTTATTCATGACCTTTTGAGAGAAGATTATAAAGTGCTAGGAACAGTTAGATCCGAAACTGAAGGGGCTCTTCTTCTACGACAGTTTGATAATTCTAATTTATGCTTTGAAGTGGTTCCAGAAATCGCAGACCCTGAAGTGGTAGAAGAATTATTTGTAAAACATGGGGAAGATATTGATGTTATAATACACCTTGCATCCCCGTCTATACATTGCAGTTATGATTACGAAACGACAATGATGAAACCAATAATTGAAGGGACCAAAAATATATTGAATAGTTGCTCTAAATATAAAGTTCAAAGGGTAGTTATCGCTTCTTCTGCGATGAGCATGATAGACTTCTGTACAATATACGATGATGGGTTAGTTTTCACTGAAGAGGACTGGAACCCAGTTACTAGAAATAATTATGGTAACATTCCTACAGTAGCCTATGCGACTGCGAAAAAATTTGCTGAGTTAGAAGCTTGGAAATTTGTTAAGAATAACAAAGTAAGCTTTGAATTATCTATTGTGTGCCCCACTTATGTGTTTGGACCACGGCTGTTCGATGGAGACGTTGATGATCTTTTAAACTTGGCAAACAAACCAATTGATGATATAATTCATTCGGTTGCAGGGGACCCGTTAGAACCATATTTACATTCTGAATTCGTTGATGTTCGTGATGTCGCCAGAGCTCATATATTAGCATTCCAACGAGATGCCGCTAAGGGTAAGAGGTTGGCCGTAAGTGCAGGTAAATTTAACTCtcaagaaattgttgaCATTTTAAATTATACTTTCCCACAGTTGAAAGGTAACATTACTCAAGGATTGAAATCAGGCGTAGCCGATGAAACCCTAGGAGCATGCATAGGTACTGTGAAaacaaatgaaattttaggTATTAACTACAGAACTTTGGAAGAGACCACTTATGATTTAACAAAACAGATCTTGAGAGTAGAGGGAAAACTGGAGTAG
- the ELP3 gene encoding Elongator subunit ELP3 (highly similar to uniprot|Q02908 Saccharomyces cerevisiae YPL086C ELP3 Histone acetyltransferase subunit of the Elongator complex which is a component of the RNA polymerase II holoenzyme activity is directed specifically towards histones H3 and H4 disruption confers resistance to K. lactis zymotoxin), whose protein sequence is MAPGRKGPKTNKPKLAPEKERFVQCCADITLELTGSLTSGKTSEINLNGLITKYSKKYKLKQQPRLTDVINAIPDQYKKYLLPKLKAKPVRTASGIAVIAVMCKPHRCPHIAYTGNICVYCPGGPDSDFEYSTQSYTGYEPTSMRAIRARYDPYEQARGRIEQLKQLGHSIDKVEYIIMGGTFMSLPKDYREDFVTKLHNALSGYNGNDIDEAIQYSQQSLTKCVGITIETRPDYCTQTHLDDLLKYGCTRLEIGVQSIYEDVARDTNRGHTVRAVCETFSVAKDCGYKVVSHMMPDLPNVGMERDIEQFKEYFENPAFRTDGLKIYPTLVIRGTGLYELWKTGRYKSYNANALVDLVARILALVPPWTRIYRVQRDIPMPLVTSGVDNGNLRELALARMKDFGTKCRDVRTREVGIQEVHHKVQPDQVELIRRDYYANGGWETFLSYEDPKKDILIGLLRLRKASKRYTYRKEFTSQRTSIVRELHVYGSVVPLHSRDPRKFQHQGFGTLLMEEAERIAREEHGSEKISVISGVGVRNYYTKLGYDLDGPYMSKRISCDD, encoded by the coding sequence ATGGCTCCTGGTCGTAAGGGTCCTAAAACTAATAAGCCCAAGCTGGCTCCTGAAAAGGAGAGATTCGTTCAGTGTTGTGCTGATATTACATTAGAGTTAACCGGTTCGCTTACATCTGGTAAGACATCAGAGATTAATTTGAACGGACTTATCACAAAATATTCCAAGAAATACAAGTTGAAACAACAGCCAAGACTTACAGATGTCATTAATGCCATTCCAGACCAGTATAAAAAATATTTATTACCTAAATTAAAAGCTAAACCCGTGAGAACCGCTTCAGGTATAGCTGTTATCGCTGTCATGTGCAAGCCACACAGATGTCCACACATCGCATATACGGGGAATATTTGTGTCTATTGCCCAGGTGGTCCTGATTCTGATTTTGAATATTCTACTCAATCTTATACCGGTTATGAACCAACATCTATGCGTGCCATTAGAGCTCGTTACGATCCGTATGAACAAGCTCGTGGTCGTATCGAACAATTGAAACAATTAGGTCACTCTATTGATAAAGTAGAATATATCATTATGGGTGGTACTTTCATGTCGTTACCAAAGGATTATCGTGAAGATTTTGTGACTAAACTACACAATGCACTTTCAGGCTacaatggtaatgatattgatgaagctaTTCAATATTCACAGCAAAGTTTGACTAAATGTGTTGGTATTACCATCGAGACACGTCCAGATTATTGTACTCAAACACATCTAGACGATCTTTTAAAATACGGTTGTACAAGATTAGAAATTGGTGTTCAATCCATCTACGAGGATGTCGCTAGAGATACAAATCGTGGTCATACTGTAAGGGCAGTTTGTGAGACGTTCAGTGTCGCCAAAGATTGTGGTTACAAAGTGGTCTCTCACATGATGCCTGACTTACCCAACGTTGGTATGGAACGTGatattgaacaattcaAGGAATATTTCGAAAATCCTGCATTCCGTACAGATGGTTTGAAGATTTATCCCACTTTAGTGATTAGAGGTACCGGTCTTTACgaactttggaaaactgGTAGGTATAAGTCTTACAACGCTAATGCATTGGTGGATCTCGTTGCAAGAATCCTAGCACTTGTGCCACCTTGGACTAGAATTTACAGAGTGCAAAGAGATATTCCAATGCCATTGGTTACTTCTGGTGTGGATAATGGTAATTTAAGAGAATTAGCTTTGGCGAGAATGAAAGATTTCGGTACTAAATGTCGAGACGTGCGTACGAGAGAGGTCGGTATCCAAGAAGTTCATCATAAAGTACAACCTGATCAAGTAGAATTAATTCGTAGGGATTATTATGCCAATGGTGGCTGGGAAACATTTTTGTCCTATGAAGATCCAAAGAAAGATATCTTAATCGGATTGCTACGATTGCGTAAAGCCAGTAAGCGTTACACTTACCGTAAAGAGTTTACTTCACAAAGAACGTCGATTGTTAGAGAATTACACGTTTATGGTAGTGTGGTACCACTACACTCTAGAGATCCTCGTaaatttcaacatcaaGGGTTTGGTACTTTATTGATGGAAGAAGCAGAACGTATCGCTAGGGAAGAGCATGGATCTGAGAAAATATCAGTGATCTCCGGTGTCGGTGTTAGGAACTACTACACCAAGTTGGGTTACGATCTTGATGGTCCATACATGTCGAAGCGTATAAGCTGTGATGACTAA
- a CDS encoding Hsp20/alpha crystallin family protein (similar to uniprot|P15992 Saccharomyces cerevisiae YBR072W HSP26 Small heat shock protein with chaperone activity that is regulated by a heat induced transition from an inactive oligomeric (24-mer) complex to an active dimer induced by heat upon entry into stationary phase and during sporulation), with product MSFNTPFFSFFDAINNEVDNFNRALGNYNYNDYRPRRGLPSNNRYGNRGYGNRSNNRPQGRELQRRGNNSNNNFGALTKTDWDPWFGDEDEDWGLLPSSDFGDFGNVGITPPVDLLEHDTNYELNVTVPGIRSKSNINVDYHRDSNQIEISGEVPPVFTEENRDKVRMQEVASGSFRRVLPLPKYPGVDADKIKADYSSGILKVEIPKLAPTGPKEGVHRIEISSQDSWNE from the coding sequence ATGTCATTCAACACACCATTCTTTAGTTTTTTTGACGCAATCAACAATGAAGTTGACAATTTCAACAGAGCGCTAGGTAACTACAATTACAACGATTACAGACCCAGACGTGGATTGCCATCTAACAATAGGTATGGTAACAGAGGATATGGTAATAGATCTAACAACAGACCTCAGGGACGCGAACTTCAAAGGAGAGGTAATAACAGTAACAACAACTTTGGAGCCTTGACGAAGACCGACTGGGACCCATGGTTCGGcgatgaagacgaagacTGGGGGTTGCTGCCAAGTTCTGATTTTGGGGACTTCGGTAACGTTGGTATTACACCGCCAGTGGATCTATTAGAACACGATACCAACTATGAGTTGAATGTTACCGTCCCTGGTATTAGAAGCAAGAGTAACATCAACGTTGATTACCACAGAGATTCTAATCAAATTGAGATCTCCGGTGAAGTGCCACCTGTGTTTACTGAGGAAAACCGTGACAAGGTCAGGATGCAGGAAGTTGCATCCGGTAGCTTCAGACGTGTGCTTCCACTGCCAAAATACCCCGGTGTTGACGCTGACAAGATTAAGGCCGATTACTCTAGCGGCATCTTGAAGgttgaaattccaaaattgGCACCAACTGGACCTAAAGAGGGTGTCCACAGAATCGAAATCTCTTCTCAGGACTCTTGGAACGAATAA
- a CDS encoding nuclear transport factor 2 family protein (similar to uniprot|Q2US70 Aspergillus oryzae AO090005000547 Predicted protein), with protein MQLLQLVLSHFHSKFHLTKCIIDTMSFPTTLSYLNDREAIEDALYRCVLGLDTADVTLFESALIPDATFDLMGNVMKGLPEIQAGSFDKVSKLDTTHHLSNIRVNLEGLANGTASVTASAMAQHYRPGEGNKPDTTRLLSGALYFVDVVKDKEVWKVKHFKAKMIWTEGDWGVFA; from the coding sequence ATGCAGCTTCTGCAGCTAGTCCTATCCCATTTTCATTCGAAATTCCACCTCACCAAGTGCATTATAGATACAATGTCTTTCCCTACAACCTTATCATATCTCAACGACCGCGAAGCCATCGAGGACGCCCTTTACCGCTGTGTATTAGGCTTGGACACTGCCGACGTTACGTTATTTGAATCTGCACTTATACCGGATGCTACCTTTGACTTGATGGGAAATGTGATGAAGGGATTACCGGAAATACAGGCCGGAAGTTTCGATAAAGTCTCCAAACTGGATACTACTCATCACTTAAGTAATATTCGCGTGAATTTGGAAGGCCTAGCAAATGGAACTGCATCTGTTACGGCGTCAGCAATGGCACAACACTACCGTCCGGGGGAAGGAAACAAACCTGATACCACTCGTCTCTTGAGTGGAGCCCTTTACTTTGTTGACGTTGTCAAGGACAAAGAGGTGTGGAAAGTTAAGCATTTCAAAGCCAAAATGATTTGGACAGAAGGCGATTGGGGTGTGTTCGCCTAG
- the YDC1 gene encoding alkaline dihydroceramidase (similar to uniprot|Q02896 Saccharomyces cerevisiae YPL087W YDC1 Yeast dihydro-ceramidase alkaline dihydroceramidase with minor reverse activity.), protein MLGLRKPYPPEPSQGYWGTITSTIDWCEENYVVSPYIAEWSNTITNSCFVLLALYTTYCSIRNGLEFRFHLIGFGFALVGVGSWLFHMTLQYRYQLLDELPMIYATCIPTWSLLCENRDTLQPGSNIRKAPLKRQFNIGLSLTIFVLILTLVYLVTQISEIHQTVYGAFTVIVVILSGKYAHDYVRDDLARKSMYQCMALGMLLFFIGFVSWNMDNQLCSFWIHVRREWLKLPLGMFLELHAWWHLLTAAGVYCYIVFLQYLRIQTQGLSHRYLLIWRWGFVPELIRKNDRVHTKYSLQFAGSCVNANLQYNKGKRF, encoded by the coding sequence ATGCTTGGACTAAGAAAACCATATCCTCCAGAACCAAGTCAAGGCTATTGGGGCACAATAACTTCTACAATAGATTGGTGTGAAGAGAACTATGTTGTTTCCCCCTACATCGCCGAATGGTCAAATACCATAACAAACAGTTGCTTTGTCTTGCTGGCATTGTATACTACGTATTGTTCAATAAGAAATGGGTTAGAGTTTAGATTTCATTTGATCGGATTCGGTTTTGCTCTGGTCGGTGTGGGATCATGGTTATTCCATATGACTTTACAGTACCGCTATCAGTTGCTGGATGAACTACCCATGATCTACGCTACTTGTATCCCCACATGGTCATTGTTATGCGAGAATCGAGATACTTTACAACCCGGTAGTAACATTCGTAAAGCTCCCTTGAAAAGACAGTTTAATATTGGACTTTCCTTAACCATTTTTGTTTTAATATTGACTTTGGTCTATTTGGTTACACAAATCTCGGAAATCCATCAAACCGTTTATGGCGCATTTACAGTAATAGTGGTCATACTATCAGGGAAATATGCTCATGATTATGTGAGGGACGATTTGGCTAGAAAAAGCATGTATCAATGTATGGCCTTAGGAATGTTACTTTTCTTCATAGGATTCGTCTCTTGGAATATGGATAATCAACTGTGTTCATTTTGGATTCACGTAAGGCGTGAATGGCTAAAATTGCCGCTAGGGATGTTTTTAGAACTTCATGCTTGGTGGCATCTTCTAACTGCCGCTGGTGTCTATTGTTATATCGTTTTCCTACAATATTTAAGAATTCAAACTCAAGGTTTGAGCCACAGATACTTACTCATTTGGAGGTGGGGATTTGTACCTGAACTAATTCGAAAAAATGACAGAGTGCATACAAAATATTCTTTGCAATTTGCAGGAAGCTGTGTGAATGCGAACTTACAATACAATAAGGGGAAACGGTTTTAA
- a CDS encoding uncharacterized protein (some similarities with uniprot|P38128 Saccharomyces cerevisiae YBR182C SMP1 Transcription factor of the MADS (Mcm1p Agamous Deficiens SRF) box family closely related to RLM1 Probable DNA-binding transcription factor Homolog to SRF/SL-2) — translation MGRRKIEIQPIHEERNRTVTFIKRKAGLFKKAHELAVLCQVDVAVIILGSNNTFYEFSSVDVEEMLRYYHRTDLVHDVKEPKDFGHYAKKQKINLSDRKKKRIRDDDVGGPHDPDKRIKMEVQSRAPQPSPSETTPSPAFNNPLQQHVQRQFQSLYTAQTNPEKEEPPQRPVLRVQIPNNNTSYGNVIRSESSTPTSQHNGTSANPALVSRTTSSVRYEGSPPGEQATVVSSSSSSQPQPPHQQQESQNPQQPSQPQPAHRSLLQQQQQHENKGRLFSGYELPPVFTGSPAFPPYLATPLQGIPSGDAGGTMGGNGSVQAGRLRPAMMSAAGNGGTVTPAGTVPPIPGGTVSNTGAGTTFSSSSSSGGGGGGVGNNRMGLTASGVNIGGGGPTEYAHDLMVPSPAISSMFPDWRTNPPSAATGHLGQSQSEAPSANYNGSTGLTPYIMVNNTPLGNRFFNFDKANERRDR, via the coding sequence ATGGGTAGACGTAAGATAGAAATTCAACCAATTCATGAAGAGCGTAATCGTACGGTTACATTTATCAAGAGAAAAGCaggtcttttcaaaaaggcTCACGAACTAGCAGTTCTTTGTCAAGTAGATGTTGCCGTGATAATACTGGGATCTAATAACACTTTCTACGAGTTTTCCAGCGTAGATGTGGAGGAAATGCTAAGGTACTACCACAGAACAGACTTGGTTCATGATGTTAAGGAACCGAAAGATTTTGGCCATTATgcaaaaaaacaaaaaattaatCTTTCGGAcaggaagaaaaagagaattagaGATGATGACGTGGGAGGTCCTCACGATCCGGACAAGAGAATTAAAATGGAAGTGCAATCACGTGCACCACAGCCCTCACCGTCGGAAACGACTCCATCGCCAGCGTTTAACAATCCTTTACAACAGCACGTACAACGACAATTTCAATCGTTATACACTGCGCAGACAAATCCGgagaaggaagaaccacCGCAGAGACCCGTATTGCGCGTACAGATTCCGAACAACAACACCTCCTACGGCAATGTAATAAGAAGCGAATCTTCTACGCCTACTTCTCAACACAATGGTACTAGCGCAAACCCTGCCCTTGTAAGCCGCACGACGAGTTCTGTACGATATGAGGGAAGCCCTCCGGGAGAACAAGCGACTGTGGTATCCTCCTCTTCCTCATCGCAACCACAACCGCCACATCAACAGCAAGAATCACAAAATCCTCAACAGCCGTCTCAGCCACAACCAGCACATAGATCCCTGCtgcagcagcaacaacagcatGAGAATAAGGGAAGATTGTTTAGCGGCTACGAGTTGCCGCCGGTTTTTACCGGTTCACCCGCATTTCCGCCCTATCTGGCCACACCTTTACAGGGAATACCTAGTGGGGATGCAGGCGGAACCATGGGAGGCAATGGCAGTGTTCAGGCCGGAAGGTTAAGACCCGCGATGATGTCAGCGGCAGGTAATGGAGGCACTGTTACACCAGCGGGCACAGTACCGCCAATACCAGGTGGAACAGTTTCTAATACAGGTGCTGGAACTACTTTtagtagcagtagtagcagtggtggtggtggtggtggtgttggtaaTAATAGAATGGGCCTGACGGCTTCCGGAGTTAatattggtggtggtgggCCAACAGAGTATGCACACGATCTGATGGTACCATCGCCtgcaatttcatcaatgtTTCCGGATTGGCGTACGAATCCACCAAGTGCAGCAACGGGACACCTCGGTCAATCTCAAAGTGAAGCTCCTTCTGCTAATTATAACGGTAGTACGGGCTTAACACCTTACATTATGGTTAACAATACGCCTCTTGGGAACcgatttttcaatttcgaCAAGGCTAATGAGCGAAGAGATCGATGA
- a CDS encoding cryptochrome/photolyase family protein (similar to uniprot|P05066 Saccharomyces cerevisiae YOR386W PHR1 DNA photolyase involved in photoreactivation repairs pyrimidine dimers in the presence of visible light induced by DNA damage regulated by transcriptional repressor Rph1p), which produces MVKLSNVTFLKSVSHTVTRRLIFKMGKRDYSGEEQSQNKKQFYDSRRYISPDSTYYRNPITEQEAQKFDDGKRRKPFDLLQDLMKSQKADVEAKTVIHWFREDLRISDNTALCKAIEKQQTDKSQLVSVFTINKHDWIAHLDSNFRLTFLYNALKSLHKALLELSIPLYVIEFNPEEPTLSNSTTFAHWFKDQCLRLSKGKPLFLTANAEYPTDELYRDIKIFGTTDERFQFNVFHDTCIVEPCIFKTQQNIQYSVFSPWYKKWCAHLMDKKPNDSLVATSQVKKIQYNEKAFLPDLDFQLPAEFTAQGNVAEASEEAAISRLRKYLEDGIDKYPEKDILIHESSSHMSAYLSVGVISARTVVNEAFHLVPGDKLVGKSPKDMIPMEEFIREVAWRDFYKHTMSFWPYLSMDLPFNLASENMKWINEEPNFEKWCYGKTGVPVIDAIMRKLLLEGYINNRARMITASFLSKNLLIDWRWGERWFRNRLIDCDLASNVGGWGFLSSTGVDAQPYFRVFNMERQSQAFDPDGEFIKRWVPELKDAHNVHSLVQKAKSYPEAIVDLKGSRQRALDTYSQGLYQEK; this is translated from the coding sequence atggtgaaattaaGCAACGTAACATTTCTCAAGTCAGTTTCTCATACTGTAACAAGACGATTGATTTTCAAGATGGGAAAGAGAGATTATTCTGGTGAAGAACAGTCTCAGAATAAAAAACAGTTCTATGATTCACGCAGGTACATTTCACCGGATTCCACCTACTACCGCAACCCAATTACTGAGCAAGAAGCacaaaaatttgatgacGGTAAAAGGAGGAAACCCTTTGATTTATTACaggatttgatgaaaagtcAAAAGGCCGATGTTGAGGCTAAAACGGTCATACATTGGTTTAGAGAAGATTTAAGGATCTCTGACAATACTGCTTTATGCAAAGCCATTGAAAAACAACAAACCGATAAATCCCAATTGGTTTCTGTATTTACCATCAATAAACACGACTGGATAGCCCATCTTGACAGCAATTTTAGACTCACCTTCTTGTACAATGCACTTAAATCGCTACACAAGGCTTTATTAGAATTATCGATCCCCCTATACGTCATTGAATTCAATCCTGAGGAACCTACACTTTCTAATTCTACGACTTTTGCCCACTGGTTCAAAGACCAATGCCTTCGATTATCCAAAGGCAAACCTCTTTTCCTTACCGCTAATGCAGAGTACCCGACAGATGAGTTGTACAGAGACATTAAGATATTTGGTACTACTGATGAAAGGTTTCAATTTAACGTTTTCCATGATACTTGCATTGTAGAACCTTGCATCTTTAAAACTCaacaaaatattcaatatTCGGTTTTCTCCCCCTGGTACAAAAAATGGTGTGCACATCTGATGGATAAAAAGCCTAATGATAGCTTAGTAGCAACTTCgcaggtgaaaaaaattcaatacAACGAAAAGGCCTTTCTGCCTGATCTTGATTTCCAATTACCCGCCGAATTCACCGCTCAAGGCAATGTCGCTGAAGCTTCTGAAGAAGCTGCAATTTCTAGGCTGAGGAAATATTTAGAAGATGGTATCGACAAGTATCCGGAAAAAGACATTCTCATCCAtgaatcttcttctcacATGAGTGCGTACCTTTCTGTGGGAGTTATAAGTGCTAGAACTGTGGTCAACGAAGCATTCCATCTTGTACCAGGTGATAAATTGGTGGGTAAAAGTCCCAAAGATATGATCCCGATGGAAGAATTCATCAGAGAAGTCGCATGGAGAGATTTTTACAAGCACACTATGAGTTTTTGGCCTTATTTGTCAATGGATCTTCCATTCAATTTAGCTTCAGAAAACATGAAATGGATCAATGAAgaaccaaattttgaaaaatggtgtTACGGTAAAACAGGTGTTCCCGTTATTGATGCTATTATGCGCAAATTGCTTCTAGAAGGCTACATCAATAATAGAGCAAGGATGATCACTGCCTCTTTTCTTAGCAAGAATCTTTTGATAGACTGGAGATGGGGAGAGCGTTGGTTCCGCAATCGACTAATTGACTGTGATCTTGCCTCGAATGTAGGAGGCTGGGGCTTTCTATCCAGTACAGGAGTGGATGCACAACCATATTTCAGAGTATTTAATATGGAGCGACAAAGTCAAGCATTTGACCCCGATGgtgaattcatcaagagGTGGGTTCCTGAATTAAAAGATGCTCACAATGTTCATAGTTTAGTCCAAAAGGCCAAAAGTTATCCAGAGGCCATTGTTGATCTAAAGGGAAGTAGACAAAGAGCACTTGATACATATAGCCAAGGTCTATATCAGGAAAAATGA